In the Nothobranchius furzeri strain GRZ-AD chromosome 15, NfurGRZ-RIMD1, whole genome shotgun sequence genome, one interval contains:
- the atp6ap1a gene encoding ATPase H+ transporting accessory protein 1a → MAPAETGPSISAVVAAVLGLLCLLNTGQCDEQVPLLMWTSEGVSVPHQSSPVAGHIIGQQQLAFYLEKALDIGPRNVVLFFQDKLSIEDFTLYGGVFGNKQDSVFPNLEGALRAASSPLVLPSVAWPASSAVIGQLQDQLDTSPLYMDPETLSQLRLNASSPALLVFRLPYSIGADLLSAKEVLSGNDEVIGQVLSIMKSQSVPYTAIYTGLRPSRESVSLSTETVPGGGRSLLQARGGYREREREQERQRKMNERAGIYAPVEFKKEDRTCLLLWAKSLSVSILRSGRWEDHDLTSSTFGEGAQLQLHGSACDKDKGRLVLNYENVLGHRSFKLIFAMSQRLHKVSARRWFTLDSVQLEYDGIKATFNGSRSIYAPAEYSYRCESVTNFRWPLLIPRSSKDPSNQWRVSFEDFQIQGFNVTGSDFSYASDCSGFFSPGIWMGLMTSLLLVLVLTYGLHMIMQLCTMDRFDDPKGPAISVPQTE, encoded by the exons GGTCTCCGTTCCACATCAGTCTTCTCCAGTAGCAGGACATATCATTggacagcagcagctggccttttACCTGGAGAAGGCTCTGGACATCGGCCCACGCAATGTTGTGCTATTCTTTCAGGATAAG CTGAGCATTGAGGACTTCACCTTGTATGGAGGGGTCTTTGGAAACAAGCAGGACAGTGTTTTTCCCAACCTTGAG GGAGCTCTCCGGGCCGCCTCCTCTCCTCTAGTCTTGCCTTCTGTGGCTTGGCCTGCTTCCAGTGCAGTGATTggtcagctgcaggaccagctggACACGTCTCCATTATACATGGACCCCGAGACTTTGAGCCAGCTCAGACTCAATGCTTCATCTCCCGCCTTGTTGGTGTTCAGGTTGCCCTACAGCATCGG GGCTGATCTGCTGTCGGCAAAAGAAGTTCTCAGTGGAAACG ATGAGGTGATTGGTCAGGTGCTGAGCATCATGAAGAGCCAGTCTGTTCCGTACACCGCCATCTATACCGGCCTGCGGCCCTCCAGG GAGTCGGTTTCTCTGTCTACTGAGACGGTCCCAGGAGGAGGACGGTCCCTGCTGCAGGCCAGAGGAGGATaccgggagagagagagggagcaaGAGCGACAACGAAAGATGAACGAGAGAGCAGGCATCTACGCTCCTGTGGAGTTTAAG AAGGAGGATAGAACCTGCCTCCTCCTGTGGGCCAAAAGCCTGTCGGTCAGCATCCTCCGGAGTGGTCGCTGGGAAGACCATGACCTGACCTCCTCTACCTTTGGTGAAGGTGCTCAACTTCAACTTCACGGCTCTGCTTGTGACAAAGACAAAGGAAG GTTGGTCCTCAACTACGAGAACGTCCTCGGCCACCGGAGCTTCAAGCtgat CTTTGCCATGAGTCAGCGTCTCCATAAGGTGTCTGCTCGTCGCTGGTTCACTCTGGACTCGGTGCAGCTGGAGTACGACGGCATCAAGGCCACTTTTAATGGCAGCAGGTCCATCTACGCCCCAGCTGAGTACTCGTACCGCTGTGAGTCTGTGACCAACTTCCGCTGGCCTCTGCTCATCCCACGTTCTTCCAAGGATCCGTCCAACCAGTGGAGGGTCTCGTTTGAGGACTTCCAG ATCCAAGGCTTTAACGTGACTGGGAGTGACTTCTCCTACGCCAGCGACTGCTCAGGCTTCTTCTCCCCGGGCATCTGGATGGGTCTGATGACCAGTCTCCTCCTGGTTCTGGTGCTCACGTATGGTCTACACATGATCATGCAGCTCTGTACCATGGACCGGTTCGATGACCCCAAAGGGCCGGCTATATCCGTGCCCCAGACGGAGTAA